One Raphanus sativus cultivar WK10039 unplaced genomic scaffold, ASM80110v3 Scaffold5561, whole genome shotgun sequence genomic window carries:
- the LOC130507759 gene encoding protein OXIDATIVE STRESS 3 LIKE 1-like, which yields MTTEMDRIESYVFDISGDHLHLSSESVSSPSNSSIGKNSDDDDEEDNEAESSPDKGPLDLMEALEEVLPVRKGISNYYNGKSKSFTNLAEDAASALASSSSMKDLAKPENPYSRRRRNLLCHKIWEKSPRGRIYKKQTMSSSKSKSKCALTLAVMVAAEEGSSSGGDSSTGTSPTFTGYPPLYPGSQGSFGNMKSSHSSSTGFCAWRSYSVAEIPRCFPATASGIGSTDS from the exons ATGACCACTGAGATGGATAGAATTGAATCTTACGTGTTTGATATCTCCGGTGATCATCTGCATTTGTCTTCTGAGTCGGTCTCTTCACCTTCTAATTCTTCTATTGGGAAGAATAGCGATGACGATGACGAGGAAGATAATGAAGCTGAGTCATCTCCGGACAAGGGTCCTCTTGATTTGATGGAAGCTCTCGAAGAAGTCTTACCCGTTAG GAAAGGGATATCGAATTATTACAATGGAAAGTCAAAGTCTTTCACGAATTTAGCTGAGGATGCTGCCTCGGCGTtggcttcttcatcttccatgaAAGACTTGGCGAAGCCGGAGAATCCTTACAGTCGTCGTCGTCGGAATCTCCTCTGCCATAAGATTTGGGAGAAGAGTCCACGTGGAAGGATCTATAAGAAACAGACCATGAGCTCGAGCAAGAGCAAGAGCAAGTGCGCGTTGACGCTTGCTGTGATGGTTGCTGCCGAGGAAGGTTCTTCGTCCGGCGGAGACTCGTCTACGGGAACAAGTCCGACGTTCACTGGATATCCTCCGCTGTATCCTGGGAGCCAAGGGTCTTTTGGTAATATGAAGTCTTCTCATTCGTCGTCAACGGGTTTTTGTGCGTGGAGATCG